Sequence from the Stenotrophomonas sp. 364 genome:
GGCAAGCACTTCCCCGCCAAGAGCGGTGCGAAGAACACCCGTACGTTCAAGATCTACCGCTGGAGTCCCGACGACGACAGCAACCCGCGCACCGATACCTATGAGATCGATCTGGACGCCTGTGGCCCGATGGTCCTGGACGCGCTGATCAAGATCAAGAACGAGATCGACCCGACCCTGACCTTCCGTCGTTCGTGCCGCGAAGGCATCTGCGGTTCGTGCGCGATGAACATCGACGGCACCAACACGCTGGCCTGCACCCGCGCCATTGCCGACTGCGGCAAGGCCGAAGTGCCGATCTACCCGCTGCCGCACATGAGCGTGGTCAAGGATCTGGTGCCGGACCTGACCCACTTCTACGCGCAGTACGCCTCGATCAAGCCGTGGATCCGTACCCAGACCCCGCCGCCGCCGGATCGCGAGCGTCTGCAGTCGCCGGAAGACCGCAAGAAGCTGGACGGCCTGTACGAGTGCATCCTGTGCGCGTGCTGCTCGACCAGCTGCCCGAGCTACTGGTGGAACGGCGAGCGTTACCTGGGCCCGGCCATCCTGCTGCAGGCCTACCGCTGGATCGTCGACTCGCGCGATGAAGACACCGGTGCGCGCCTGGACGAGCTGGAAGACCCGTTCAAGCTGTACCGCTGCCACACCATCATGAACTGCTCGCGGACCTGTCCGAAGGGCCTGAACCCGGCGCTGGCCATTGCCGAGATCAAGAAGCTGATGATGGCGCGTCGCGCCTGATCCAGCGGTTCATGTCATCGCTGCCCGTGCGGCGGCGATCGCGGCGGCACCGACCGGAAGGTCCGGTGCCGCTGCTGTTTCCGGCCCTGGTTGGCCGGCACCTTGAGGAATGCGATGTCGATGGATGAAGCCACTGAACTGAAGAAGCTGCGCTGGCGCTGCCGCCGCGGCATGCGCGAGCTGGACCAGCTGTTCGGCCGTTACCTGGACCGTTGCTGGCTGCAGGCACCGACCGAAGAGCGCGAGGTTTTCCTGTTCCTGCTGGAGAGCGAAGACGATAAGTTGTGGCGCTGGTTCATGGGTTACGAGGAGTGCCCGCATGCCCAGCCTGCCGCGCTCATCGCCCGGATCCGTGCCCTGCCGGCTTGAGTGGCGGCCCTCCCGCTGGCAGTGCGGTGCGCACTGGCTGATCACCGCACTGCTGCCGTGGGCGGTGTGCAGTACGGACCTGGCCGACCGCTGGCACTGGCCGGCCGCCCTGCTGGCCGTGGCCCTGGGCGCAACCGGGGCGTGGCGCTACGGGCGCATGCCCGCCCAGGCCATCGTGATACCGCCCGGTGAGGCCCCGGTGCAGGTGGATGGCCAGCCGGTCGACGACCTGCAGCTGTCCGATCGTGGCGTGTTGCTGCAACTGGCCTGGCGCCGCCAGGGACGCCGCTGCTGGCGGCTGTTCTGGCCCGATACGCTGAGTGCGGCGCAACGACGTGAACTGCGACTGGCCGTGCGCGCACGCTGCATTTCCCGTTCACGTCCAGCAGTGGCACCATAGCCTGAATTGTCCGGCGCACCTGCATGTTCAAACCCATACCTGTTTCGATCGGTCTGCGCTATCTGCGCGCCAAGCGCCGCAACGGCTTCATCTCCTTCATTTCGATGGCCTCCATCCTCGGCATCGCGCTGGGCGTCACCGTGCTGATCACCACGCTGGCGGTGATGAGCGGCTTCCAGAAGGAAATCCGCGACCGCCTGCTGCAGATGACCGCGCATACCACCATCACCAGCGATGGCGCGCCGATGTCGGACTGGCAGCGTGCGGTGGATGCGGCCAAAAAGGATCCGCGCGTGGCCGGCGCCGCGCCCTACATCGAGATCCAGGCCATGCTCAGCGGTCCGCGCGTGCAGGGCGCGATCGTGCAGGGCATCGACCCGGCGCTGGAGCCGGGCGTGTCGGTGATCAACCAGAAGCTGGTCAAGGGCAGTTTCGACAGCCTCACCCCGGGCAGCTACAACCTGCTGGTGGGCAAGGAACTGGCGCTCTGGCTGGGCGTGGATGTCGGTGACACCGTGCTGGTCACGCTGGCCGAAGTGCAGGGCACCCCGGTGGGCGCGATGCCACGGCTGAAGCGCTTCACCGTCAGCGGTATCTTCGAGGCCGGGTACAACGAGATCGACAAGGGCGTGGCCTTCGCCAACATGACCGACATGGAGCGCGTGCTGCGCATGGACGGTGTCACCGGCGTGCGGCTCAAGCTGCATGACATGGACAAGGCCCTGGACGTCGGCGTGGACCTGGCCCATGGGCTGGGCGGCGCATACCGGGTCAGTGACTGGACCCAGCAGAACGCCAACCTGTACCACTCGCTGCGCATGGAAAAAGTGGTGATGGGCATTCTGCTCTCGCTGATCATCGCCATGGGCGCGTTCAACCTGGTGTCGTCGCAGGTGATGCTGGTCACCGACAAGCAGGCCGATATCGCCATCCTGCGCACGCTGGGCCTTACCCCGGCCGGGGTGATGCAGGTGTTCATGGTGCAGGGCTCGCTGATCGGCATCATCGGCACGGTTGCCGGCGTGATCGGCGGCATCACCCTCACCTTGAACCTGGAACGCATCCTTGGCGCGATCGAGACGGTGTTCAACGTCAAGCTGCTTCCCGAAGACGTCTACTACATCACCGGCCTGCCCACCGACATGCAGGCACCGGACATTGTCATCATCACCATCACCGCGCTTGTCATGAGCTTCCTGGCGACGCTGTACCCTGCGTGGCGTGCCGCCCGCACCCAGCCGGCGGAGGCCCTGCGTTATGAATAAGGTCATCAACCGCGGCGACGAAGTGATCCGCGCCCAATCGCTGGCCAAGGTGTATGCCGAAGGGCGCATGCAGACCCACGTGTTCAACGGCCTGGACCTGAGCGTCAGCGCCGGTGAGACGGTGGCGATCATCGGCGCCTCCGGCGCGGGCAAAAGTACCCTGCTGCACCTGCTGGGCGGGTTGGACACGCCCACCGCCGGCGAGGTGTATGTGGGCGGCCATCGCATGTCCGGCCTTTCCGACGGCCAGCGTGGTGAACTGCGTAACCGCGCGCTGGGATTCGTGTACCAGTTCCATCACCTGTTGCCGGAGTTCACCGCGCTGGAAAACGTGATGATGCCGATCCTGCTCACGCCGATGCGCTCGCCGTTGTCGCAGCGCTTGATGTACGCCGGCTTCGGCGTGATCGGTACGGCGCTGGCCAGCGTCGTCAATGGTGCCACCGCCTTCGTGCGCGGCGGACCGCAGGTGGCCGAGGCGCGCGCGCGGGCGACTGCGCTGCTGGAGTCGGTTGGCCTGGGCCATCGGCTTGATCACAAGCCGGGCGAGCTTTCCGGCGGGGAGCGTCAGCGTGCCGCCGTGGCGCGCGCACTGGTCAACAAGCCGGCCTGCGTGCTGGGCGACGAGCCCACTGGCAACCTGGATGACAAGACGGCTGCGACGGTGTTCGAGCTGATGCTCGAACTGAACCGCGCGCACCACACCAGCCTGGTGCTGGTGACCCACGACCGCAGCCTGGCGCGCAAGCTCGACCGTGTGTTGGAGCTGCGCGAGGGGCGCCTGCACGAACTGGCCAACAGCGAGGTCTGAGCTGGCCGCTGAATGGCCGGCGCGGACGTCTCGCCGGCCTCACCCGACAGGTGCATCATCGGCATGTTCATCCTTGAAGGTGGTGCCATGAAGACTCTGATCGGCGCAGCGGCGTTGAGCCTTGCCCTGGTGGCGTGCGCCACCACCGGGCGCCTGTCCAGCCAGCAGCGGCTGGAGCTGTACCGGGCCCATGCCGGCCCGCCGCAGGACAGCCTGCAGTACTTCGGAGCGTTGAATGGCTGGACCGAGCTGGGCGACAGTGCGCTCGCGGTCTGGACCCGGCCCAGCGAGGCGTACCTGCTTGAACTGCGCGGTCCGTGCCAGGGCCTGGACTACGCCACGGCCATCGGCCTGACCAGCCAGATGGGACGGGTGTCAGCGCGGTTCGACAAGGTGCTGGTGCGTGACCCGACGCCCGGGCCAGCCCTGCCGTGCTTCATCGGCAGCATCCGCAAGCTGGATGTCCAGGCCCTGCGTTCGACCGAGAAGGAACTGCGCCAGGCACAGGTGCAGGAACGCCAGGACGTACCGGCGAGATGATGGCGTAGGGGAACTGCCGACCACCCCGGTAGCTGCCGACCGTTGGTCGGCAGGCTGCAATCACGCTTCGGGAATGAAACCGGCCGGCTTTTCGGCATCCTTCTCGAACAGGTATTTCACCAGTTCGGTTTCCAGGAAGGCGCGGTGCTTCGGGTCGCGCGGCGACAGCCGGTTTTCGTTGATCAGCATGGTCTGGTGCGCCAGCCAGGCGCTCCAGGCGCTCTTGCCGATGCCGTTGAAGATGCGCTGGCCCAGCTCGCCGGGGTAGGGCACGAAGTCCAGGCCTTCGGTGTCGCGTTGTTCGTACTGGCAGAAAACGGTGCGGGGCATGGCTTACTCGGACTCGGGTGAAAGTGGTGCGCCCCGCATTGTACGGCGCTTGGGCCGGGCGGGCGGCGCGCCGGTCTCCAGCAGCTTGCGGATCGGCGCGGGCAGGCCGAGGCTGGGCAGGTCCGCCGCGGCCACCCAGCGCAGCCTGGGGTCATCCCGCAGCAGGCCGTCCACGCGCTGCACCAGCACCTGCAGGTGCAGCCGGTAGTGGCTGAAGGTGTGTTCCAGCACCGGCAATGCAGTGGCGTCATCCAGCGCGCCCTGCACGTGGGCATCGAACCAGTCCTGCAGGTCACTGCCGGTGTCGGCCTGCGGCAGCGTCCACAGCTGCGCCCAGATGCCGGTGTCCGGGCGCTTCTGCAGCAGCACGCGGCCCTGGCTGTCGCGCAGCAGCAGCGCGGTGGCCTCGCGTTCGGGCAGGGTCTTGGACGGCTTGGGCGTGGGCAGCTGGTCGGTGCGGCCCTCGCGGCGCGCCACGCAGTCCGTCTGCAGCGGGCAGATCACGCAGGCCGGCCGGCTGCGGGTGCAGACCATGGCGCCCAGGTCCATCTGCGCCTGGGTGTAGTCGGCCAGGCGCCCGTCGGGCACGTGCGCTACGTGCGCGTCGGCCAGGGTCCACAGCGCCTTCTCCACCTTGGGCAGGCCGGGGAACCCGTCGATGCCGTGGTAACGCGTCAGCACGCGCTTGACGTTGCCGTCGAGGATCGCAAAACGGTCGTTCCAGGCCTGGCTGAGGATCGCTGCGGCGGTGCTGCGGCCGATACCGGGCAGCGCGTTCAATGCCTCGACATCGCGGGGCAGCGCGCCGTCGTGCCGTTCAACGCAGCGCTGCGCGGCGGCGTGCAGGTTGCGGGCGCGGGCGTAGTAGCCCAGCCCGGCCCACTGTGCCATTACCGCATCGTTGCTGGCCGCGGCGAGGTCGGGCAGGGTGGGGAACACGCGCAGGAACGCCAGGAAGTACGGAATGACCGTGCCGACCTGGGTCTGCTGCAGCATGATTTCCGACAGCCACACCCGATACGGCGAGCGCGGATGCTGCCACGGCAGATCGTGCCGGCCATGGCCGTCGAACCACGGCAGCAGCCGCGCGACGAAGGCATCGTCGGCGGGGACAGGGGCGCTGGCGATGGGCTGGCGTGGCATGGGAGTTCCGGAAAGGGGGTAGGGCCACCCCATGGGTGGCTGCGCGATCCGGGCGGGGCGGGGCAAACTGCCGGTACTGCATCCCGTGCGATACAGCACCGTCCGATACAGCCCCCCATGGGGGGCTCTACCCATCCGGGTGCGGCGATGCATTCACCGGCGGCGTGCGGCGGGATGCCCCCCGCGCCATTCGATCAGCTGCCCAGTGCTTCCGGCAGCAATGCGTCGACGAAGGCTTCCGGGTCGAACACGCGCAGGTCTTCCGGGCGCTCGCCGATGCCGGCGAAGCGGATCGGAATGCCGAATTCGCGGGCCAGGGCGAATACCACGCCCCCCTTGGCGGTGCCGTCCAGCTTGGTCACCACCAGCCCGGTCACGTTGACCGCGGCATGGAACTGACGCAGCTGCGACAGCGCGTTCTGCCCGGTGGTGCCGTCGATCACCATCAGCACCTCATGCGGTGCCGCCGGGTCGATCTTGCCCAGCACGCGGCGGATCTTGCCCAGTTCGTTCATCAGGCCGCCCTGGGTGTGCAGGCGGCCAGCGGTGTCGGCGATCAGTACTTCGGTGCCGCGGGCCTTGCCAGCCTGCAGGGCGTCGAATGCCACCGAGGCGGCATCGGCGTTCTGGCCCTGGGCAACCACGGTGACACCGTTGCGTTCGCCCCAGATCTGCAGCTGGGCCACGGCGGCGGCACGGAACGTATCGCCGGCGGCCAGCATCAGGCTGTGGCCATCGTCCTTGAAGCGCTTGGCCAGCTTGCCGATGGTGGTGGTCTTGCCGACGCCGTTGACGCCGACGGTGAGGACCACGAACGGCTTGGCGCTGCGGTCGATGACCAGCGGCTTGGAGACCGGCTGCAGGATGGCGATCAGGTCGCTGCGCAGCGCCGCCAGCAGCGCATTGGCGTCGGCGAACTCACGGGCCTTCATGCGCTTGCGCAGGCCTTCGACCAGCGCGGTGGTGGCGCCCACGCCGACATCGGCGGTGATCAGCGCGGTTTCCAGTTCGTCCAGCAGGTCGTCGTCGAGTTTGGGGTTGCGCGAGAACAGGCCGCCGAAGCTGCGCGCGATGACGCTGTTGCGCAGGCGGTCACGCCAGCCCAGCTTGCCCGGCGCCGCGGCCGCGGTGCCTTCACCGGGGTCGGTGGCCACCGGCTGCGCGGCTTCCTGGGTGATCTGGTTGGCCACCAGTACCGGCGGCGGCAAGGGCGCGGCGATGGGTTCGGCCACCACCAGCGGGGCCGGAACGGTCGGTTCGGCAATAGCGAGCGCCACGGCGGCGACCGGGTCGGGCACGGGGGCCGGGACCACGGCGGGTGCGGCTACAGGGGAGGCGACCGGTGCTTCGGGCGTGACCGGTGCTGGCGCGACGGTGGCAGCAGGCACAACCGGCACAACCGGCGGAAGCGGCGCGGCGGGTGGCGCAACGGGTGCCTCGGCAGACGGCACGAGAGCGGCGGGCGCCTCAACAGCAGGCACCTCGGCAGCAGGTGCCTCGATCGGCGCCGGCGCCGACGGGCCATCCTGGCTGGCCTGCGGGAACGCCGCGGCCAGTTCTTCGGCCGAATAGTGCTGGGTCTTGGGCGCGTCCTGCGGAGCGTCCTGGGGCTTTTTGCGACGGAAGAAACTGAGCATTGGATTCGGCGCTGAAATCAGGGGGATATGCTACCACTGCACCCTTGGAAGGCAGTGCGAACGTGGGTGGTGCAGCATTGCTGCGGGCAGCCGACCAACGGTCGGCTCTACCGGCCACCACCCACCACCAGGTAGAGCCAACCGGGGTAGAGCCGACCGTTGGTCGGCTACCGCAGAGCCAACCGGTAGAGCCGACCGTTGGTCGGCTACCGCAGAGCCAACCGGTAGAGCCGACCGTTGGTCGGCTGCCGTAGCTCGGCTCCTCAAGCCCGCCGCACGGCAGCCGCTAACGGCTGTGAAGCACTGCGTCATGCGGACGCAGCTGTGCATCGTGGAGTGTCGAACCGTGAACAATATGTCCATTGCCAGCGCGGGCCTGCGCGCCGCCACCCTCGGGGTGCAGGCGGCCGCGTCGAACGTGGCGCGCCTGCCGGTAGCCGAGGCCACCCGGATCGGCGTGGCCCAGACCGCAGTGGCCGGCGGCGGGGTGGACGCCAGCCTGGTCGAAGCGGGGGCCGATCCGGCTGCGCCGGTGTCGGACCTGCTCGCCGCGAAAGAGGCGGTGCTGGCGTTTGCGGCCAACGCCACGTTGATTCGCCGCAGCGACCAGATGCTCGGCGCATTGCTGGACGAGCGCGCCTGACCCCGGACCACCACAGCCGGTAGTGCCGGCCGCTGGCCGGCTCCTCGCACCCGAGTGGTTTCCCATGAGCCGGCCAGCGGCCGGCACTACCGGTTATGCGACTGCAGCCATCTGCCGGCCGCTGGCCGGCTCCTCGCACCCGAGTGGTTTCCCATGAGCCGGCCAGCGGCCGGCACTACCGGTGCGACGACTACGTTCGTGCCGGCCGACGGGCCGGTTGCGTCCAGGCAATGCCGACCGTTGGTCGGCACGCCCCACCCACCATCGATCGCCTTACGCCGACAATTCCAGCAGCAGCTTGTTGAGCCGGCGCACGTAGGCGGCCGGGTCCTTCAGCGTGTCACCGGCAGCCAGTGCGGCCTGTTCGAACAGTACGCGGCTCAGATCGTCGAAGCGTGCGGCGTCGGCTTCCTGGTCCAGCTTGCCGATCAGCGGGTGGCCGGGGTTGAACTCGAACACCGGCTTGCTGTCGGGCACCTTCTGGCCGCTGGCTTCCAGGATCTGGCGCATCTGCAGGCCCAGGTCCTGTTCGCCGATGGCCAGGATCGCCGGGGAGTCGGTGAGGCGGTGCGACACGCGCACGTCGGCGACATCCTCGCCCAGTGCGGCCTTGATGCGGTCGACCAGGCCCTGCTTGTCCTTGGCGGCCTCTTCCTGGGCCTGCTTGTCTTCGGCGCTTTCCAGTGCGCCCAGGTCCAGGTCGCCACGGGCGACGTCGACGAACGACTTGCCGTCGAACTCGGTCAGATACCCCATCAACCATTCGTCGATGCGGTCGGTGAACAACAGCACTTCGATGCCCTTCTTGCGGAACACTTCCAGGTGCGGGCTGTCCTTGACCTGGGTGTAGCTGTCGCCGGTCAGGTAGTAGATCTTGTCCTGGCCCTCGATCATGCGGCCCACGTAGTCGGCCAGCGACACGCTCTGCTCGCCGCTGGCGTCATGGGTGGAGGCGAAGCGCAGCAGGCTGGCGATCTTTTCGCGGTTGTTGAAGTCTTCGGCCGGGCCTTCCTTGAGCACCTGGCCGAACTGCTTCCAGAAGCCGGCGTAGACCTCGGGCTTGTCGGTGGCCAGCTTGTCCAGCGAACGCTTGGTCAGCGCCGACTTCATGGAGTCGATGACCGGGCCGGACTGCAGGATTTCGCGCGAGACATTCAGCGACAGGTCGTTGGAATCGACCACGCCCTTGATGAAACGCAGGTACATCGGCAGGAACTGTTCGGCCTGGTCCATGACGAACACGCGCTGCACGTAGAGCTTCAGGCCCTTGGGGGCGTCGCGGTGGTACAGGTCGAACGGGGCGTGGCCGGGCACGTACAGCAGCGAGGTGTACTCGAGCTTGCCTTCGACCTTGTTGTGGCTCCACGCCAGGGCATCCTGGTGGTCGTGGGCGGCGTGCTTGTAGAACTCCTGGTACTCGGTGTCGCTGATCTCGGTGCGCGGGCGGGTCCATAGCGCGCTGGCGCGGTTGACGGTTTCCCATTCAACTTCGGCCGGGGCGTCGTCGCCGTGGTGTTCCTTGACCATCTGGATCGGCAGGCCGATGTGGTCGGAGTACTTCTTGATGATGCCGCGCAGGCGCCAGCCATCGGCAAAATCGTGCTGGTCGTCCTTGAGGTGCAGGACGATGCGGGTGCCGCGCTCCGGCTTGTCGATGGCTTCGACGT
This genomic interval carries:
- a CDS encoding succinate dehydrogenase iron-sulfur subunit, encoding MAEFSLPKNSKIGKGKHFPAKSGAKNTRTFKIYRWSPDDDSNPRTDTYEIDLDACGPMVLDALIKIKNEIDPTLTFRRSCREGICGSCAMNIDGTNTLACTRAIADCGKAEVPIYPLPHMSVVKDLVPDLTHFYAQYASIKPWIRTQTPPPPDRERLQSPEDRKKLDGLYECILCACCSTSCPSYWWNGERYLGPAILLQAYRWIVDSRDEDTGARLDELEDPFKLYRCHTIMNCSRTCPKGLNPALAIAEIKKLMMARRA
- a CDS encoding succinate dehydrogenase assembly factor 2, whose protein sequence is MDEATELKKLRWRCRRGMRELDQLFGRYLDRCWLQAPTEEREVFLFLLESEDDKLWRWFMGYEECPHAQPAALIARIRALPA
- a CDS encoding lipoprotein-releasing ABC transporter permease subunit — translated: MFKPIPVSIGLRYLRAKRRNGFISFISMASILGIALGVTVLITTLAVMSGFQKEIRDRLLQMTAHTTITSDGAPMSDWQRAVDAAKKDPRVAGAAPYIEIQAMLSGPRVQGAIVQGIDPALEPGVSVINQKLVKGSFDSLTPGSYNLLVGKELALWLGVDVGDTVLVTLAEVQGTPVGAMPRLKRFTVSGIFEAGYNEIDKGVAFANMTDMERVLRMDGVTGVRLKLHDMDKALDVGVDLAHGLGGAYRVSDWTQQNANLYHSLRMEKVVMGILLSLIIAMGAFNLVSSQVMLVTDKQADIAILRTLGLTPAGVMQVFMVQGSLIGIIGTVAGVIGGITLTLNLERILGAIETVFNVKLLPEDVYYITGLPTDMQAPDIVIITITALVMSFLATLYPAWRAARTQPAEALRYE
- a CDS encoding ATP-binding cassette domain-containing protein produces the protein MNKVINRGDEVIRAQSLAKVYAEGRMQTHVFNGLDLSVSAGETVAIIGASGAGKSTLLHLLGGLDTPTAGEVYVGGHRMSGLSDGQRGELRNRALGFVYQFHHLLPEFTALENVMMPILLTPMRSPLSQRLMYAGFGVIGTALASVVNGATAFVRGGPQVAEARARATALLESVGLGHRLDHKPGELSGGERQRAAVARALVNKPACVLGDEPTGNLDDKTAATVFELMLELNRAHHTSLVLVTHDRSLARKLDRVLELREGRLHELANSEV
- a CDS encoding DUF6491 family protein, which produces MKTLIGAAALSLALVACATTGRLSSQQRLELYRAHAGPPQDSLQYFGALNGWTELGDSALAVWTRPSEAYLLELRGPCQGLDYATAIGLTSQMGRVSARFDKVLVRDPTPGPALPCFIGSIRKLDVQALRSTEKELRQAQVQERQDVPAR
- a CDS encoding oxidative damage protection protein, encoding MPRTVFCQYEQRDTEGLDFVPYPGELGQRIFNGIGKSAWSAWLAHQTMLINENRLSPRDPKHRAFLETELVKYLFEKDAEKPAGFIPEA
- the mutY gene encoding A/G-specific adenine glycosylase; this translates as MPRQPIASAPVPADDAFVARLLPWFDGHGRHDLPWQHPRSPYRVWLSEIMLQQTQVGTVIPYFLAFLRVFPTLPDLAAASNDAVMAQWAGLGYYARARNLHAAAQRCVERHDGALPRDVEALNALPGIGRSTAAAILSQAWNDRFAILDGNVKRVLTRYHGIDGFPGLPKVEKALWTLADAHVAHVPDGRLADYTQAQMDLGAMVCTRSRPACVICPLQTDCVARREGRTDQLPTPKPSKTLPEREATALLLRDSQGRVLLQKRPDTGIWAQLWTLPQADTGSDLQDWFDAHVQGALDDATALPVLEHTFSHYRLHLQVLVQRVDGLLRDDPRLRWVAAADLPSLGLPAPIRKLLETGAPPARPKRRTMRGAPLSPESE
- the ftsY gene encoding signal recognition particle-docking protein FtsY, whose translation is MLSFFRRKKPQDAPQDAPKTQHYSAEELAAAFPQASQDGPSAPAPIEAPAAEVPAVEAPAALVPSAEAPVAPPAAPLPPVVPVVPAATVAPAPVTPEAPVASPVAAPAVVPAPVPDPVAAVALAIAEPTVPAPLVVAEPIAAPLPPPVLVANQITQEAAQPVATDPGEGTAAAAPGKLGWRDRLRNSVIARSFGGLFSRNPKLDDDLLDELETALITADVGVGATTALVEGLRKRMKAREFADANALLAALRSDLIAILQPVSKPLVIDRSAKPFVVLTVGVNGVGKTTTIGKLAKRFKDDGHSLMLAAGDTFRAAAVAQLQIWGERNGVTVVAQGQNADAASVAFDALQAGKARGTEVLIADTAGRLHTQGGLMNELGKIRRVLGKIDPAAPHEVLMVIDGTTGQNALSQLRQFHAAVNVTGLVVTKLDGTAKGGVVFALAREFGIPIRFAGIGERPEDLRVFDPEAFVDALLPEALGS
- the htpG gene encoding molecular chaperone HtpG, with protein sequence MTEQTQKQTLGFQTEVKQLLQLMIHSLYSNKEIFLRELISNAADASDKLRFEALTQPALLENDGDLRIRVSFDADAHTLTIDDNGIGMSREDAIAHLGTIAKSGTGDFLRQLSGDQKKDSQLIGQFGVGFYSAFIVADQVDVYSRRAGLPASEGVHWSSRGEGEFDVEAIDKPERGTRIVLHLKDDQHDFADGWRLRGIIKKYSDHIGLPIQMVKEHHGDDAPAEVEWETVNRASALWTRPRTEISDTEYQEFYKHAAHDHQDALAWSHNKVEGKLEYTSLLYVPGHAPFDLYHRDAPKGLKLYVQRVFVMDQAEQFLPMYLRFIKGVVDSNDLSLNVSREILQSGPVIDSMKSALTKRSLDKLATDKPEVYAGFWKQFGQVLKEGPAEDFNNREKIASLLRFASTHDASGEQSVSLADYVGRMIEGQDKIYYLTGDSYTQVKDSPHLEVFRKKGIEVLLFTDRIDEWLMGYLTEFDGKSFVDVARGDLDLGALESAEDKQAQEEAAKDKQGLVDRIKAALGEDVADVRVSHRLTDSPAILAIGEQDLGLQMRQILEASGQKVPDSKPVFEFNPGHPLIGKLDQEADAARFDDLSRVLFEQAALAAGDTLKDPAAYVRRLNKLLLELSA